The DNA window TGGTCACCGGCGAGATCAGCACCGAGATGGCGGACGCGGTCGTGCTGGCCTCCGGCGGCTACGGCAACGTCTTCTACCTCTCCACCAACGCCAAGGGCTGCAACGTCACCGCGTCCTGGCGGGCGCACCGCAAGGGCGCGTACTTCGCCAACCCCTGCTACACCCAGATCCACCCGACCTGCATCCCGGTCTCCGGCGACCACCAGTCGAAGCTGACCCTGATGAGCGAGTCGCTGCGCAACGACGGCCGGGTGTGGGTGCCGAAGGCCAAGGGCGACGACCGCGGCCCGCGCGACATTCCCGAGGACGAGCGGGACTACTACCTGGAACGGATCTACCCCTCCTTCGGCAACCTGGTCCCGCGCGACATCGCCTCCCGCGCCGCGAAGAACGTCTGCGACGAGGGGCGCGGCGTCGGCCCGACCGGCCTCGGCGTCTACCTGGACTTCGCCGACGCCATCGGCCGGCTCGGCCGCAAGGCCATCGAGGCCAAGTACGGCAACCTCTTCGAGATGTACGAGCGGATCACCGGCGAGGACCCCTACCAGGTGCCGATGCGGATCTACCCCGCCGTGCACTACACGATGGGCGGCCTCTGGGTCGACTACGACCTCCAGTCGACCATCCCGGGCCTGTTCGTGATCGGTGAGGCCAACTTCTCCGACCACGGCGCGAACCGGCTGGGCGCCTCGGCGCTGATGCAGGGCCTGGCCGACGGCTACTTCGTGCTGCCCAGCACGCTGGCGAACTACCTGGCCGCCAACCCGATGGAGAAGGTCGAGGCCAGTCACCCGGAGGCGGTCGCGGCGCGCACCGAGGTCGAGGAGCGGCTGCGCCGGCTGCTCGCGATCGACGGCGACCGCACGGTGGACTCGTTCCACCGGGAGCTGGGCCAGATCATGTGGGAGCACTGCGGCATGGAGCGCTCCGAGGCCGGGCTGCGCAAGGCGATCGACGAGATCCGCGCCCTGCGCGAGCAGTTCTGGCAGCGGGCCCGCGTCCCCGGTGACGGCGAGGGGCTCAACCAGTCGCTGGAGAAGGCCGGCCGGGTGGCCGACTTCTTCGAGCTGGCGGAGCTGATGTGCATCGACGCGCTGCACCGCGAGGAGTCCTGCGGCGGCCACTTCCGGGCCGAGCACCAGACCCCGGACGGCGAGGCCGAGCGCGACGACGACCGGTTCGCGTACGTCGCCGCCTGGGAGTACGCCGAGGCAGACGCCCCGGTGCTGCACAAGGAAGACCTGGTTTTCGAATACGTCCACCCCTCGCAGCGGAGCTACAAGTGAACCTGACCCTGCGCATCTGGCGCCAGACCGGCCCCGAGGACAAGGGTCGGATGGTGACCTACCCGGTGCCGGACGTGTCCCCGGACATGTCCTTCCTGGAGATGCTCGACGTCCTCAACGAGCGGCTGATCCTCGACGGCGAGGAGCCGGTCGCGTTCGACCACGACTGTCGCGAGGGCATCTGCGGCGCGTGCAGCCTCATGATCAACGGCGAGGCGCACGGCCCGCAGCGCGGCACCACCGCCTGTCAACTGCACATGCGGCAGTTCTCCGACGGCGACACGATCGACATCGAGCCCTGGCGAGCCCGCGCCTTCCCGGTCGTCAAGGACCTGGTGGTGAACCGGAACGCCTTCGACCAGATCATCGCCGCCGGCGGCTACGTCACCGCGCCGACCGGCAGCGCCCCGGAGGCGCACTCCACCCCGGTGGCCAAGGAGGACGCGGACGCCGCCTTCTCCGCGGCCGCCTGCATCGGCTGCGGCGCCTGCGTGGCGGCCTGCCCGAACGGCTCCGGCATGCTCTTCACCGCCGCCAAGGTCACCCAGCTCTCGCTGCTCCCCCAGGGCCAGCCCGAGCGCTACACCCGGGTGATCGGCATGGTGGACGCGCACGACGAGGCCGGCTTCGGCGGCTGCACCAACATCGGCGAGTGCACGTCGGCCTGCCCGAAGGGCATCCCGCTGAACACCATCGGCCGGCTCAACCGCGACTACCTCAAGGCCACCACGAAGCGCGCCGGCACCCCCGGCTCCTGAGCCCGCGGCGGGCCACCCGCCGCCTTCCACCACCGCCGCGCCCCGCAACCGGGGGCGCGGCGGTCGCCGTTGCGGGGGTACGCGCCGCGCAGCGGTCCGTCGACCCGCCGACCACCGTCACAGGGTCCACGGAAGTCGCTCCTCGACTGCCTTTGGAGCTGAGTCGTTCCTGATATCGCCCGCGAGTCGTTCCTGATGTCAGCTCGAAAGGCGGTGCCGGGAGGTACCTCTGACGCGTGTGTCACGCCGGACACGGCCCGGTCCGACGTCTCCGGTTCAACCCGTTCCTCGCGGGTAGCAGTCCCATGGACGGCACCGAGGAGGGACATTCAGGCATGAAGGCACTGACCTGGCAAGGCAAGCGTGACGTTCGGGTCGAGGACGTCCCGGACCCCCGCATCGAGGAGCCGACGGACGCGATCGTCCGGATCACCTCGACCGCCATCTGCGGTTCCGACCTGCACCTGTACGAGGTGCTGGGGCCGTACCTCAAGCCCGGCGACGTGCTCGGACACGAGCCGATGGGCATCGTCGAGGAGGTCGGGTCGGGGGTGACCCGGCTCAAGAAGGGCGACCGCGTGGTCGTCCCGTTCAACATCTCCTGCGGGCACTGCTGGATGTGCGAGCGGCAGCTCTACGCGCAGTGCGAAACCACGCAGGTCACCGCCGAGGGCAAGGGCGCGTCGCTGTTCGGCTACACCTCGCTCTACGGCTCGGTTCCGGGCGGCCAGGCCGAGTACCTGCGCGTCCCGCAGGCCCAGTTCGGGCCGATCAAGATCCCGGACACCGGGGCGGACGAGCGCTGGCTCTACCTCTCCGACATCCTGCCCACCGCCTGGCAGGCGGTGAAGTACGCGGACACCCCGCCCGGCGGCACCCTCGCCGTGTTCGGGCTCGGCCCGGTCGGGCAGTTCTCCGCCCGGATCGGCCGGCACCTCGGCGCCGGCCGGGTGATCGGGCTGGACCTGGTGCCGGAGCGGCTGGAGATGGCCCGCCGGCACGGCATCGAGGTGCTCGACGTGAGCCAACTCGACGACGTGCCCGGCGCGCTCATCGACCTGGTCGACGGGCGCGGCCCGGACGCGGTGATCGACGCGGTCGGGATGGAGGCGCACGGCGCGCCGGTCGGCAAGATCGCCCAGGCCGCCGCCGGTCTGCTCCCGGACAAGCTGGCCCAGCCGATGATCGACGCGGCCGGCGTGGACCGGCTGGTGGTGCTGCACGCCGCGCTCAAGGCGGTCCGTCGCGGCGGCACCGTGTCGATCTCCGGGGTGTACGGCGGCGAGCAGGACCCGATGCCGCTGATGGAGATGTTCGACCGGGGCATCCAACTGCGGATGGGGCAGTGCCACGTACGGCGCTGGGTGGACGAGATCATCCCGTTGCTGGAGGGCGACGACGACCCGCTGGGCGTCGAGGACCTGCGGACCCACCGGCTGCCGCTGGCGCAGGCGCCGCAGGCGTACGAGATGTTCCAGAAGAAGTCCGACGGCTGCGTCAAGGTCGTGCTCGCACCGTGACCCGGACGGTGGTCGTCACCGGCGCGACCAGCGGGATCGGCCGGGCGGCGGCCCGGGAGTTCGCGGGCCGCGGGGACCGACTGGTCCTCGCGGCCCGCGCCCCCGAGACCCTGGCCCAGGTACGCCGGGAGTGCGTCGACGCGGGCGCCACCGACGTGCGCGTCGTGCCCACCGACGTCACCGAGCCAGGCGCGCTCGACGCACTGGCGGCCACCGCGCTCGCCGAGTTCGGGAAGATCGACGTCTGGGTGCACACCGCGGCGGTGATGGCGTACGGGCGCTTCGAGGAGATCCCGGCGCACGTCTTCGAGCAGGTGGTCCGCACCGACCTGCTGGGCTCCGCCGGGGTGGCACGGGTGGCGCTGCGGCACTTCAGGGAGGCCGACGCGGGCACCCTGATCCTCACCGGTTCCGTGCTCGGTCACATCACCGCGCCCTACATGAGTGGATACGTCACCAGCAAGTGGGGGCTGCACGGCCTGGCGCGGGCGTTGCAGCAGGAGTCCCAGGACCTGCCCGGGGTGCACGTCTGCCTGGTCACCCCCGGCAGCGTGGACACACCGGTCTACCAGCAGGCGGCGAACTACCTCGGGCGGATCGGCCGACCGCCGCTGCCGATCACCACCCCGGAGCGGGTGGCCCGGGCCATCGTCCACTGCGCCGACAAGCCCCGCCGGGAGATCTCGGTGGGGCGGGTCAACCTGCTCATGCGGGTCGGCTTCACCGCGCTGCCGGCCGTCTACGACGTCCTGGTCGGTCCGCTGATGCGGCTCGGTGGGCTGACGAATCGGCCGACGCAGCCGAACCCGGGCGTCGTGTTCACCCCGAACCCGGCCGGCGAGGCGGCGCGGGGCGGGTGGTTGCCCGACCTGGTCGGGCTGGCCCGGTCGATCGGCGGTTCGGCGGGCTCGACCGTCCGGCACGGACTGCGAATGGCGCTCCTGGCGGCCCGGCCCGGGTCGACCGGGGAGTGACCGCTCGCCCACGCGAATCGCGACGGCGGGATTCGCGTGGGCGGGTGGTGGGGTGCGTGACTACCGTGTAGAACGCGGAACACGGCGGAGGGCGGAAGCGATGCGGGAACCGGTGGAACGGGACGTCGAACGGGCCGGCGGCGGGCGGGGGTGGCGGATCGCCGGGCTGGCCGCGGTCGCCGGGCTGGCGTGGGCGGCGCGGGACGTGCCGGCGCAGCTCGGCGGGCGGCTGACCGGCGCGCGGGCGGAACGGGCAGCC is part of the Micromonospora sp. WMMD980 genome and encodes:
- a CDS encoding fumarate reductase/succinate dehydrogenase flavoprotein subunit, with protein sequence MDLYTEGDPIADTRAPDGPVETRWDRHRFDMKLVNPANRRKLTVIVVGTGLAGGSAAATLGEQGYHVKSYCYQDSPRRAHSIAAQGGINAAKNYRNDGDSVHRLFYDTVKGGDFRSRESNVHRLAEVSVNIIDQCVAQGVPFAREYGGLLDTRSFGGAQVQRTFYARGQTGQQLLLGAYQALERQIGLGNVEMNARHEMLELVVVDGRARGIVVRDMVTGEISTEMADAVVLASGGYGNVFYLSTNAKGCNVTASWRAHRKGAYFANPCYTQIHPTCIPVSGDHQSKLTLMSESLRNDGRVWVPKAKGDDRGPRDIPEDERDYYLERIYPSFGNLVPRDIASRAAKNVCDEGRGVGPTGLGVYLDFADAIGRLGRKAIEAKYGNLFEMYERITGEDPYQVPMRIYPAVHYTMGGLWVDYDLQSTIPGLFVIGEANFSDHGANRLGASALMQGLADGYFVLPSTLANYLAANPMEKVEASHPEAVAARTEVEERLRRLLAIDGDRTVDSFHRELGQIMWEHCGMERSEAGLRKAIDEIRALREQFWQRARVPGDGEGLNQSLEKAGRVADFFELAELMCIDALHREESCGGHFRAEHQTPDGEAERDDDRFAYVAAWEYAEADAPVLHKEDLVFEYVHPSQRSYK
- a CDS encoding succinate dehydrogenase/fumarate reductase iron-sulfur subunit, giving the protein MNLTLRIWRQTGPEDKGRMVTYPVPDVSPDMSFLEMLDVLNERLILDGEEPVAFDHDCREGICGACSLMINGEAHGPQRGTTACQLHMRQFSDGDTIDIEPWRARAFPVVKDLVVNRNAFDQIIAAGGYVTAPTGSAPEAHSTPVAKEDADAAFSAAACIGCGACVAACPNGSGMLFTAAKVTQLSLLPQGQPERYTRVIGMVDAHDEAGFGGCTNIGECTSACPKGIPLNTIGRLNRDYLKATTKRAGTPGS
- a CDS encoding zinc-dependent alcohol dehydrogenase, with translation MKALTWQGKRDVRVEDVPDPRIEEPTDAIVRITSTAICGSDLHLYEVLGPYLKPGDVLGHEPMGIVEEVGSGVTRLKKGDRVVVPFNISCGHCWMCERQLYAQCETTQVTAEGKGASLFGYTSLYGSVPGGQAEYLRVPQAQFGPIKIPDTGADERWLYLSDILPTAWQAVKYADTPPGGTLAVFGLGPVGQFSARIGRHLGAGRVIGLDLVPERLEMARRHGIEVLDVSQLDDVPGALIDLVDGRGPDAVIDAVGMEAHGAPVGKIAQAAAGLLPDKLAQPMIDAAGVDRLVVLHAALKAVRRGGTVSISGVYGGEQDPMPLMEMFDRGIQLRMGQCHVRRWVDEIIPLLEGDDDPLGVEDLRTHRLPLAQAPQAYEMFQKKSDGCVKVVLAP
- a CDS encoding SDR family NAD(P)-dependent oxidoreductase, translated to MTRTVVVTGATSGIGRAAAREFAGRGDRLVLAARAPETLAQVRRECVDAGATDVRVVPTDVTEPGALDALAATALAEFGKIDVWVHTAAVMAYGRFEEIPAHVFEQVVRTDLLGSAGVARVALRHFREADAGTLILTGSVLGHITAPYMSGYVTSKWGLHGLARALQQESQDLPGVHVCLVTPGSVDTPVYQQAANYLGRIGRPPLPITTPERVARAIVHCADKPRREISVGRVNLLMRVGFTALPAVYDVLVGPLMRLGGLTNRPTQPNPGVVFTPNPAGEAARGGWLPDLVGLARSIGGSAGSTVRHGLRMALLAARPGSTGE